The Hevea brasiliensis isolate MT/VB/25A 57/8 chromosome 9, ASM3005281v1, whole genome shotgun sequence nucleotide sequence ATCGATGATACAAGAAACCCGTGCAAAGCTTTGCCTAGCCTATGGGACCTTATGACTAGATGGTGGACGAAAGACTGAACTTCTTGCCGATCTTCTGCATGATCACTTTATCAGAACTCTTTAATTCGTgacatccgatctctttttagtcgCTCACCTGAGATCCAAACTTATCTTAATTCCCGGTCTATTGTCTTATCGACTGGGTCCGTTCCAAGGCCCAATCTCGTAACTTATTTATTTGACCTAATCTTGTTTTCAACCTATCCGACCTTTGCTACACCTATCttcttttatcatttttcatttttttaaaccAAAACTCTTATGTTAAAATACTCCTGCCTATACtctttagagtatttacgagTCACCGATGACTCTAACATCTACTCTTGaaagaaatgaaaactaagaGACGATAAATGGAGTTTACGAATGAATAAAAATAAGGGACAGGAAATAACTACTGGCCTAGATAACCTATTCTGAGACTTAATGTGActggatataaaagaaattttaaaagaaaactgGAGAGAACAAATCAAGGGTATTCAACAAAATGACACTTTAGACGCTTACCTATGGAAAGTTGAGGAGACAGGTGAGCTGACTCCGGTATCCACAAATCTTGTAGAGGTGAAAGCTGGCGGCCGAAGGACTCGAACTTACCCGAAGTAATGGGAATAGGTCGAAACGAAGTTGAACTCAGAAGGTAATGCCAAATACTAGAGCGGTAGGAATGAGGCAGAGTGAAGATGGTTGCCCGGgaactaaaaatgaaaatttcaggatTTAGAGCTCCTTTGGATGAAATACTTcaaaaaactggtttctaaagtttcttaaCACTTTGAAGCTCCGAATGACAAGTAGGAAGACTGAATCAAAGTCTAGAGTCTTTCCACGATAATACCACcttcttcctcttttttcttCGTCCCCTTTACAgtgttgcatgcaggtatttatagggaacgggtgtccaaaatgaagggtcaggatcttattAGGGGGAGACGAATGGctcagattcaaaaggacataatctgaggtctgagaattaaagagaatcaaaatggagggccaggattccgttcagaatatctgtcctctCTCCCCTTAATCCAACAGTCGAGGGTCTCTCCTTACGAAAttgatccaaaggctgggaataaaaagtgcCGAATCTGTCGTCTGTTttttgatccgagggctccggatccatccttacaattatggtTAATGGTGAAGATCGGGATGTACAAGGCTGCTTTAACTATTTTGGCATCTGGCGGCTAGGAGGGCAtccttgcaaatgagatgtgtggtgaggatctgatcatgcctgcaatgctttaactaacttggATCTGACGATGAAGAGAGTTAATTGAAAGTTCTGATCAGAAGTTATTCAACCCCTCTGTGTTCTCCGATTTCTATAGGTCGTTTCCTGTTTCTTTCGATCTTCCCATTATGACCATCCCCTTTTAGggtcattattccgatctctatctcttgcatcgAGTCCCCTCTTATTTCCCAATCTCTCTCATTCCTGATCTTTCCTCTCTATCTAACTTGCATTGGTCAAcgcaataaattcttcagttactAATGCGTCCGCTTCGGGttttgtatgcaataaatgccaggccctatatatatgcagcaataggaaatcaccttcatacttcacttttcctttttcagtttattttcaatgcaccACTTCCCTAATTCTAGCTTTTCCGGtgataattctaattatgatggccattttgatctttttttcGACTGTTTCCTTCGCccctcgcctgaaaatttatgacccttgTGATCGGAGAGCTATGAGAATGTCATCTAATGATAGTgagggaaccagactaatttaccgatcaagatcgaaagtgacggctgtgccgatctcgaatcagtATATCGGTATAATCGGTAGACCGATCTCAGACAAGAGGACTACTAATTTCGATCTTGATGTCGGtgatcgcctcttgaagttcatttggcttccaaccatattgggcatcccgactgcagctcggttctggtcattgacatcggcgatgactctgctcaatatcatgagagtcatagtcaccctatctgagctgcacatctatccaatatttgtggctggctttctaatcaaacaaatcttttgattcagccacatgactaggctttgacataggccagcattcTGGGCTACAGAGTAATCTTaagctaggtagaatgtagtgatgattttgagagatcgcccaaatgatgtaattgagATTGCCCAACTTATGTAATTAGATcttttgagatcacccaaatgatgtaatcagatcttttgagatcgcccaaatgatgtaatctgatcttttggaaatgaaatgaaaaaatgatgtaatctgatcttttggaaatgaaatgaaatctttACTTTGAATGTTTTTGCTTTGTTATTGTATTGGTTATTTTTCCAATCTCTGATAAGTGTAGTCGATCTGATCCTTAGACGAATCGCCATTTGTCGATCCGCGGGTTTGGAAGTTTGTTCAATCTGATGACCTTAGTTGACCGATCTCATTTATTCGATTTTTTTACTacgtttctggaaccttcttgcAATGTGTCAAGGAGGCAGCCCGGTTCTGCTAACCAATGTgtcacttgggacttcgtgagcatttaatgctcagacgggtataaatagggggaaaGGTGAGTCATTTGTTTCCTTGTGTCATTTTCAGACCTCCCCCTAGCAATCTCAGCACTTCCTCTCGCTTTCTAAAGTTTCCAGGCACCGATTCATACTTCagcaagggttttgatcttttctcggttaaattttcttttttattttgtgATAATGAGTGGTACTAAGGGTCAAAGAGCTGCGAGCCCACCTTCCATCAATATTTCATGGACTTCGGAAGAAGGTGACACAATTAGACTAGGCAGACAATGCAGCACAACCATCATTCCGGTTACCAGTCCGGTTACCAGACCGAAGCGAGGAATGTCTTAGAGAAGGGAAAACCTGTTAGTTGATGAGCTGCCGTCAGTCCTGAGAGAAACCGGTCTCCAATCCATAAGTCAAGAGTACAATCTACGGATCGActctttttgtaacaccctaggcaaatcccacatcgacaaaacacgggagagatgctgggtttataagttggtggttcgtaacccctagtgacgcgttttaaaaccgtgagggcttcggctcagagcggacaatatcactagtgggccgggcctttacatttgtggtatcagagccgcttcgcgtgcaaccttgaacgatggtagggcaaacctcagcgaggacgctgagtcccataaggggggtggattgtaacaccctaggcaaatcccacatcgacaaaacacgggagagatgctgggtttataagttggtggttcgtaacccctagtgacgcgttttaaaaccgtaagggcttcggctcagagcggacaatatcactagtgggccgggccagcatttatatggaaattcatagataataaattataagttttcatttcaagtccaaaataaaatacatcataaactagtaattacatcatgactagacataatgaaccaaaatactagtctacacatgggccctaccaaaatacaaaagactggtaaggggcgtcacacttTTGAGCTGATCAAATACCATGGCGATCTTCAGGCCGATCACTTCTTTAAAGAAGGCGATCTCATCATAGTGTATGAGGAGCAGTTGAAGGCCGGGCTCCGTTTTCCCTTGGATGGACTTTACAAAGCCATCCTAAAATTCCACCacgtctcggtagctcaagtgcatccgaactcctagtGGAccttagtagccttcagaggcctttgccaaGCCAAGAGACTGGAGCCCATAGTGAAGgtctttgccgagctgcataAGCTTTCCCGAAGAAAGGATGATGaattctggttctttcaggcaaagcaGAACTacgggcttttcaccgatctcccctcttcGCTGAAGAACTAGAAGGATTGGTTTTTCATCCTTAGGAGCAAGGATCGGAACGGCTTTGAGGGGATCCCACACAATTGGACTTATTTGGTTCCCCAACTTTCTAAGAAGCTCACTTTAACTAAGGATGAAGATGCCATGGTGAAGGAATTAAAAACTCAGGTGGCCACCCATAAATATTCATGCTTAGAagcggtgatggccgaactgaaatggtggatgatgcggctgatctctGAGGAAGATTACGAGCTTCAGTTTTCTGACCTCAATCTTGCTATCGGTACAATCCCGATCTCTAGTCTctcaatcttagcgaactcactgacttcttctttatGCAGATATGGAGGGTGGTGACGCTTCTAAAGAGACCcacaagcgaaagagggaggtctctcaAAAGGTACGGGCGATGAAGGAGGCTACTGCCACTGCTGCTCAAACGCCTCGACGAGACTAGATAGAAGTACCGATCTCCCCTCCTCAATCTCAGCAGCAGCCAGTCCCAGAAGTAGAGGTCGTCGTCTCTCCACCTCCACAGATTGAATGTCCGCCTCCTCTGATCTCTTCCAATGTATAAGGGGAGTCTTCTAGCCCTAATATTAGAATGTTCTACCGAGAAGGTCAACTCCTTATCCAATCGCTGGAAAGGAACCGTTCCACCCGAGGGAACCCCAGTATAGCCAAGGTCATGGGTGCTTCCATCTGTTTCCAAGAAGATCGGAATCGATTGGCTGAGGAGAGTATTGACGATATTTTGACTCaaacaatgagtttgggcttggaggctattgcAAACCAACATGTGATCAGAGAAAAGCCCATGCCTTAAGGAAGGAGATTcttaaggcggtccaggatgcgtcagctgcaaaggctcagctctcctctgccaatgaTTACATCGCCAAACTGGAAGATCGAGTGAAGCATTACGAAGATAGGATAGCTGAGGTGGAGCGGGAACTCGAAGAAGCTCGGGCCTGCCAAACTGCCAATCTCGCTCGTTTTACTGAGGAACTTCGGGTGAAGGAAGAGGAGCTCCAAGTAAAAGAGGATGAGAGCACTAcaaaagaggctggggcatatgtgaatgcccataacgACCTCATGTCCGAActgaagaagcgttatcctgaggaggacttctcctggatgaatcaGCTCATCTTAGCGGTCGAAGAGGAGAGCGATGAGGAGCAGGAgggtgaggagagagagaggaatgTAACCGGAGAGCAGGGTAGAGAAAACCCCCCTCGCTaattgacttgtatatattttattttgaaatgaattgaagtcttttatattcaatttcttgatgagatcgaaaagcacccaaaccaaattgtctgagtacttaacTGATTGAATGCaattgaacattaaacctgagagcgactattaatcaaaagataagagatcggaaaaacattacacgCGAACATGAGATTGGACGAAGCCATGACCAAATACCGGATGGAAccttagaatattagaattgcaaagatttgacactgacttgaaattttaaggtcagaaccattattagaccggataaaaatcttaactttatttcaagGAATATCTGAGGAATTCAAGAGAGGAAcccgatcacaacattagtcGAATAAAGTTTTGCGATATTTGTACACAGAGAGATCGAAAAATTACagtaggcaagattggatggtctgGAGACCCAATGttgactcgaactcatctgaTAAAGACTAAGAGATcagaaagcaatctaacttgagcgtgagatcgatttgttccagGGATGAGCGATCGGTAAGTTCGAAAAAGCTACCTGTGATTGGGACATCGTTCGAGAAtggataataaagtttcaatttaaaAAGGTCCTTGCGTtcgaaggtcggccaaaatatggtgtctacaatatTTATTATCCAATATTCtaaatttattctcatataaaaattaacttttttttttttttaaaataactcTAAAGCATAAATAACTATATAATTATAAACATATTTTATATAttgtttatattatatttttaaagaatatattattttaaaaataattataaacaaaataaatatatttataatattattaaattataataattaatataaatatttttgtaaACGAGCCAATAAACGAGCTAGCTCGTTGTCACGAACTTGTTCAACGAGCTAGCTCGTGAGCCTGTTTAACGAGTCAGCTCGCAAACTTATAAATGAGCCGAGCTCGAACTCGAGCTCGAGTTGAATACTGCTGAGCTCGAGCTCGGCTCGTTTATTAAACGAACTTAAAATTCGAGCTCGAGTTCGGCTCATTTAGAAATCGAGCCGAACCGAGCCGAACTTTTATCGAGCCAAACCTCGAATAGATCACGAGCGGTTTGGTTCATTTACACCCCATGAAATTGACATCTTTCTTTTCTCTATATATGACCACACTAACTTCTTCCTTCCCATTCCTTCTATACTCAAAACAACCACCTTGGCTCATTTGCTCTCCTCCTCAATCCTCGCCAATCACTACCTTCAACAATGGAAGTAAAAGAACACGACCCTTTTCTCTCTTCTCCTCCTCTCTCCTCCTCCAGGTAAGCAAGCCAAAACCACACACAATATCCaacaaaattttgattttttttttcttttttctgggTGTAACCATTTTTCAAACAGATGGTGGTCTAAGGAAACTGTTGCAATAGTCACCGGAGCAAACAAGGGGATTGGGTTCTCGCTGGTGAAACGACTTGCAGACTCTGGACTCACTGTGATCTTAACAGCTAGAGATGTAGAGAGAGGGTACAAAGCTATTGAGCAGCTTAGAAATGAGCATGGTGATGGTGATGATCTCCATCTACACTTCTATCGCCTTGACGTTTCGGATCCTGCTTCCATTAAAGCCTTCGTTTCGCAGTTTGAGAAGGATTTTGGAGTCTTGGATATTCTTGTAAGTTCCTGTTTCCTTCCCTTCCCATTATGGCACGGTACATCATCTAACCTAAAagtcttatatatataaatatatatatatatatatatatatatatatatatatatatatatatatatatatatatatatatatatattgatttcaATATATATTAACCTAACTTAAAAGTCTTATGCATGACTATATATTAATGTCAATAAGCCAAAGTCAAAATGAAAGGAAATCAATGATAGCTCacctaaataaaaaatttttaaaattctataaCATGTTCTTGGCGGTGACAGGCTTACAATATACATGAAGATTCTCAGTTTGGTCCACTTTAAGaatcaatatttaaaaaaaaatattagtaaTAATATTAAATACTAATTTCCAAACCCATGATCTTGAATAgattaattatttgaattgttgTTGAAAATAGGCCTAGTAGTTGTTAAACtattaattttgaattatattataatttagtttctatattttaaaaattaaataatttagtttccaattaattttttttaaattaaaggtcTTTCTGTCTAATGTTGcagttaatttaataaataaataaataaataaataaatatataaatatatatatatatatatatactctttattcaattaagaaaaatttattatttgatctTTGGGTTTGACCAATATTATGATTTGGTCCCTATATTCTAAAAATTCAACGATTTAGTCTAttacttattttttctttttatcaaatAAATTAATTCTTTCTGTTCTATAAAAAGAAttcaagaaaaatttataataacaataaagttaataagaaaaaaaattctaataatttcAGCAATTATCAAATATATGGACTAAATTGTTCAATTTcaaaaatatagagattaaatcataatattaataaaaactcAAGTACCAAATAGTAAATTACTTTAACAAGAAATAGATAGAAGCATTAATAATGAATTGATTTagttgttaaaaaaataaatatatatactgATCAGGTGAACAATGCTGCGGTATCTTTTAATGAGATACATGAGAACTCTGTGGAGCATGCAGAGATTGTTATCAAAACCAATTTCTATGGACCCAAGTTGCTGATAGAGGCACTCTTGCCCATGTTTCGTCAATCAACTTCTGCCTGCAGCCGTATCCTTAATATTACCTCAAGACTTGGCTCTATCAATGTAAGTCATTATTTCTCCTTTCAATCGGCGCACATGATTAAAATGGTAccgtttaataattattaaaaaatgtaTTTTCTTTGTTGATTAAATATGTAGTTAAAAAGAGATATTAATTAATGACCATCacattaatataatattaattgatGCAGAAGATGAGAAACTCTAAAATGAAAGAGATGGTGCTAAGCGAAAACTTATCAGAAGAGCAGATTGAATGGATGGTAAATTTGTTTATTGAAAATGTGAAGAAAGGAACATGGAAGAGCCAAGGATGGCCAGAGATATGGACAGATTATGCAGTATCAAAGCTAGCTCTGAATGCATATTCTAGGGTTTTGGCTACAAGGTACAAGGATTGTGGATTACGTGTAAACTGTTTCTGCCCTGGTTTCACTCAGACGTCTATGACCAGAGGTAAAGGCACTCACACCGCCACTGACGCCGCTGAAGTTGGTGCTAGGCTGGCCTTGCTACCGCCGCACCAGCTACCTACTGGCAAGTTTTATATAGGGTTTAGCCCTGGCATTGTTTCTAAATTATAAgaatataaattatcattcatttTCTAGTCAGATAATgggaatataatataatatatttattgccATGATTATATAGAATGGTTATTAATTATAATCACAACAAATCATtggttaatttaattgatttttctcTATTTTAAGGCATTCAATCTCTCTATTTatctattataatattttttttttcttaatatgcATTGGATGCTCTATTGGTTATTtgtattcataatttaattttcttatattaatttaaaaaaatcatgTTCATTATCTAATTAATCTTAAATATGTtgagaatttttttaattttcttaaaaattaatatatcatataaaaaaattaagatactTCTCAATTAATGAAAGATATATAAACATACACATATATATTATAAATCTTATATGGAGACTACAAACAAATACAGATGAAAACACTTCATATTTTAATgatatataattatatgtatttgttatttatttttttcatatataacataatataaattaaaaattatatatgaaTGAATTTATTTGAGTAGTA carries:
- the LOC110658924 gene encoding (+)-neomenthol dehydrogenase-like, coding for MEVKEHDPFLSSPPLSSSRWWSKETVAIVTGANKGIGFSLVKRLADSGLTVILTARDVERGYKAIEQLRNEHGDGDDLHLHFYRLDVSDPASIKAFVSQFEKDFGVLDILVNNAAVSFNEIHENSVEHAEIVIKTNFYGPKLLIEALLPMFRQSTSACSRILNITSRLGSINKMRNSKMKEMVLSENLSEEQIEWMVNLFIENVKKGTWKSQGWPEIWTDYAVSKLALNAYSRVLATRYKDCGLRVNCFCPGFTQTSMTRGKGTHTATDAAEVGARLALLPPHQLPTGKFYIGFSPGIVSKL